From a region of the Paenibacillus lutimineralis genome:
- a CDS encoding glycoside hydrolase family 88/105 protein: MDKKNRLKELAEHVFHRMIDAPADDWGMNIENWDWVPGVGVISILEYGQLAGDATAIEYLRRWTERNKHKSEQVKVINSMAPYAIFPTLYRITGERWYLDTATKIGDWMLTEAPRTHDGAFEHTVTEDAQFSDQAWADTLFMAVIFLARLARLTGDSKYAKEAEFQLLVHLRLLQDPETGVLFHGWNGAEGNHMSAARWARANAWVILSAPWIAAEIKDLTPLSDEIIERYQQLAAGLRQYQRESGLWNTVLDQSKFAEETSGSAGIAAGWLAGMRIGWLDPTYKEAAEKALQGVEEFIDPDGTVQGVSGGTPVMPDIPAYHQIPCYPTLYGQGLVLILLSLAYTEMGESM; the protein is encoded by the coding sequence ATGGATAAGAAGAATAGGCTCAAGGAACTGGCTGAGCATGTCTTTCATCGCATGATCGATGCTCCGGCAGATGACTGGGGAATGAATATTGAAAACTGGGACTGGGTACCGGGGGTCGGAGTTATTTCAATCCTGGAATACGGGCAATTGGCAGGCGACGCCACAGCAATTGAATATTTGCGGCGGTGGACGGAACGCAACAAACATAAAAGCGAACAGGTTAAAGTCATCAATTCGATGGCGCCGTATGCGATCTTTCCTACATTGTATCGGATTACCGGGGAACGCTGGTATTTGGATACCGCGACGAAGATCGGGGATTGGATGCTGACGGAAGCGCCCCGTACCCACGATGGCGCTTTTGAACATACGGTTACGGAGGATGCTCAATTTTCCGATCAAGCATGGGCGGACACGTTATTTATGGCGGTGATCTTCTTGGCGAGACTTGCAAGGCTGACTGGGGACAGTAAGTATGCCAAAGAAGCGGAATTTCAATTACTAGTCCATTTACGGCTGCTGCAGGATCCGGAGACAGGCGTGCTGTTTCATGGTTGGAATGGTGCCGAAGGCAATCATATGTCCGCCGCCCGCTGGGCCCGCGCTAATGCTTGGGTCATTCTGTCGGCTCCCTGGATTGCTGCGGAAATCAAGGACTTGACCCCGTTGTCTGATGAAATTATAGAACGATATCAACAACTGGCGGCAGGTTTGCGGCAGTATCAAAGAGAAAGCGGCTTGTGGAACACGGTGTTGGATCAGTCCAAGTTTGCCGAGGAGACGTCTGGAAGTGCAGGGATTGCAGCAGGATGGCTAGCTGGGATGCGAATAGGTTGGTTGGATCCTACATATAAAGAAGCTGCTGAGAAGGCGCTGCAAGGTGTGGAGGAGTTCATTGATCCGGACGGAACAGTGCAAGGTGTCTCCGGGGGGACGCCGGTGATGCCGGATATTCCGGCCTATCATCAAATCCCGTGCTATCCAACTTTATACGGGCAGGGCTTGGTACTTATCTTATTATCACTTGCGTATACGGAGATGGGGGAATCCATGTGA
- a CDS encoding polysaccharide deacetylase family protein has protein sequence MNNVLLAFPEGKHKALTLSYDDGRTADRRLVRLLNDYGIKATFHLNSGLVGEDDRIPLDQAAELYQGHEIAAHTVNHPTIARCAKEQVVSEIVEDRRALEKMTGYPVRGFSYPNGSLNRQIKEILPVLGIDYARTVASHGDFHMPEDLMEWNPTCHHNQNLLALAEKFKQLDRRQYLYMMYVWGHSYEFDQNNNWELIESFCESAGRRDDIWYATNIEISDYLKCFNNLRFAASMEFVYNPSFDSVWLDAGGTIVEAKGGSRTQLL, from the coding sequence GTGAACAATGTTCTGCTGGCTTTTCCGGAAGGGAAGCATAAGGCGCTTACACTCAGTTATGATGACGGTAGAACGGCAGACCGGCGGCTAGTCCGGCTGCTGAATGACTACGGGATCAAAGCGACCTTTCATCTGAACTCGGGTCTTGTAGGCGAGGATGATAGAATCCCGTTGGATCAAGCTGCAGAGCTCTACCAGGGACACGAAATTGCAGCACATACGGTGAATCACCCTACAATCGCCAGATGTGCAAAAGAGCAAGTCGTCAGCGAAATTGTTGAAGACCGGAGAGCGTTGGAGAAAATGACAGGTTATCCGGTCCGTGGATTTTCCTATCCAAATGGATCGTTGAATCGTCAAATCAAAGAAATACTTCCGGTTCTGGGAATTGATTATGCGCGAACGGTGGCGAGCCACGGTGATTTCCACATGCCAGAGGATCTCATGGAGTGGAATCCAACCTGCCATCATAATCAGAATCTGCTTGCATTAGCAGAGAAATTCAAGCAGCTTGACCGAAGACAGTATCTATATATGATGTATGTATGGGGACATAGCTATGAATTCGACCAGAACAATAATTGGGAGTTAATCGAAAGCTTCTGTGAATCGGCCGGTCGCCGTGACGATATCTGGTATGCCACTAACATTGAGATCTCGGATTACCTGAAGTGTTTTAATAATCTTCGTTTTGCAGCCTCTATGGAGTTTGTATATAATCCTTCCTTTGATTCTGTATGGCTTGATGCCGGCGGAACCATCGTTGAAGCCAAAGGCGGCAGCCGGACACAACTGCTCTAG
- a CDS encoding helix-turn-helix domain-containing protein, with amino-acid sequence MRLSISGKVMVIYGSICIVIIILAFSLSYFGMVGRLQRDLKDTHIALLKQIDNRIELVFRATEKDLLNLSQELEYVYFMYDSYEDPSQKYANSFGLSNKLQIMVHANEQLSSVFVYSDTSGDMMTDKTLIKNNEFEDKWLQSYIEMDGYSKWIGTHKVRDGGKLQDVITLIRPYPLISSPGYRKGLVAVNINEDVLYRMVSDVFEGGQDGVHTFIIDDKGNIVTHDDKMQLYKNVTDIPYMKQVLDRTESGQFTAESNGGKQSVFYITSNYTGWRIVSVIPEAELYQPLESLRNLMIAIVIIMLILALSVLFYVNRRTFKPLDRLAVKMTGASRQGKPGHTVKLDYLEKVFDQMHIDRKQLEQQVRDSKPIVKWRMVMDVLTGYHTEFESVNRQLEYSGFPLFPQLFIVCAAEIGKDNGMSSKDETLYTYMLCNVAEELINMETAGVAIDTGSGRAAMIISFAEGDAEQNHLRALAILELVLDIMKQQFGLLVTVGVGRCYGDMCDITTSYAEAQKALEYRMILGSQTVISFEDLSGSEHQDFYRILKMTDHIIEALRQTEMEKIEQQVACLYQDAIGHGLSPELIRHFSYELVMKSLQAVAATGVDVDESMDNMGRIHTRIYRSRNWQELEQIVLNVLMQMAGKVEERRRQRGSNKLISEMLAYIEEHFRESEFSLAHLAETFGLSPTYISKLFKEHTEKNFIDYLIETRIHAALELLTDKNRKINDIAEEVGYINTRSFLRAFKKYTGMTPSEQRELLQDSTPKIALE; translated from the coding sequence ATGCGATTAAGTATTTCCGGAAAGGTCATGGTCATCTATGGTTCCATTTGTATTGTCATTATCATCCTGGCCTTTAGTTTGTCTTATTTTGGTATGGTGGGACGTCTGCAGCGTGATCTGAAGGATACGCACATCGCATTGCTCAAGCAAATCGATAATAGAATCGAGCTTGTGTTCCGAGCAACTGAAAAGGACTTGCTCAATCTGTCGCAGGAGCTTGAATACGTTTATTTTATGTATGACAGCTATGAAGATCCCTCTCAAAAATATGCCAATTCCTTTGGTTTGTCTAATAAACTGCAGATCATGGTTCATGCCAATGAGCAATTATCTTCTGTTTTTGTCTATTCGGATACGAGCGGCGATATGATGACAGACAAGACACTAATCAAGAACAACGAATTCGAGGACAAATGGCTGCAAAGCTATATCGAAATGGATGGCTACTCGAAATGGATCGGTACGCATAAGGTGCGGGACGGGGGGAAATTGCAGGATGTTATTACACTGATCCGTCCTTATCCATTGATCAGCAGTCCAGGCTACCGTAAAGGGCTTGTCGCTGTAAATATCAATGAGGATGTACTCTACCGGATGGTCAGCGATGTATTTGAAGGCGGCCAGGACGGAGTACATACCTTTATTATTGACGACAAGGGGAATATCGTGACCCATGACGATAAAATGCAATTATACAAAAATGTGACGGACATTCCTTATATGAAGCAGGTCCTGGACAGAACAGAGAGCGGACAATTCACGGCCGAATCAAACGGAGGCAAGCAATCGGTCTTTTATATAACGTCCAATTATACAGGTTGGAGAATCGTCAGTGTGATTCCGGAAGCGGAGCTATACCAGCCGCTGGAATCGCTCCGTAATCTGATGATCGCGATTGTGATCATTATGCTTATATTGGCGTTGTCCGTCCTATTTTACGTGAACCGGCGCACCTTTAAGCCTCTTGACCGTTTAGCCGTTAAAATGACGGGAGCATCCAGGCAGGGCAAACCGGGACACACTGTGAAGCTGGATTATCTGGAAAAGGTATTTGATCAAATGCATATTGACCGCAAGCAATTGGAACAGCAGGTGCGAGATTCCAAACCAATCGTGAAGTGGAGAATGGTGATGGATGTGTTAACGGGCTATCATACAGAATTTGAATCTGTCAATCGGCAATTGGAATATTCGGGCTTTCCGTTGTTCCCGCAATTGTTCATTGTCTGTGCGGCAGAAATCGGCAAAGACAACGGCATGAGCTCCAAGGATGAGACCCTGTATACATACATGCTCTGTAATGTCGCTGAGGAATTGATCAATATGGAGACTGCGGGTGTAGCGATAGATACCGGTTCAGGCCGGGCCGCAATGATTATTAGCTTCGCCGAGGGCGACGCCGAGCAGAACCATCTTCGCGCATTGGCCATTCTGGAGCTTGTGCTGGATATTATGAAGCAGCAGTTCGGACTGTTGGTAACCGTTGGAGTAGGAAGATGTTATGGAGATATGTGTGATATTACAACCTCTTATGCCGAAGCACAAAAAGCGCTGGAATACCGGATGATCCTGGGTAGTCAAACTGTTATTTCCTTTGAGGATTTGAGCGGCTCGGAGCATCAGGACTTTTACCGCATCCTGAAGATGACAGATCACATCATTGAAGCACTGAGACAGACCGAGATGGAGAAGATAGAGCAGCAAGTTGCCTGCTTATATCAGGATGCGATTGGCCACGGTTTGTCTCCGGAGCTGATCCGCCATTTCTCCTATGAGCTAGTGATGAAATCACTGCAGGCTGTTGCGGCCACGGGCGTTGATGTGGATGAAAGCATGGATAATATGGGCAGGATTCATACGCGTATCTATCGCAGCCGTAATTGGCAGGAGCTGGAGCAAATTGTACTGAATGTACTTATGCAAATGGCGGGCAAGGTTGAAGAGAGACGCAGGCAGCGCGGCAGCAATAAATTGATCTCGGAAATGCTGGCATATATCGAGGAACACTTCCGAGAAAGTGAATTCTCATTGGCACATCTGGCGGAAACGTTTGGGCTCAGTCCGACCTATATCAGTAAATTGTTTAAAGAGCATACGGAGAAGAATTTCATCGATTATTTAATAGAGACCCGGATTCATGCAGCGCTTGAGTTGTTGACGGATAAGAATCGTAAAATCAATGATATAGCCGAAGAGGTCGGCTATATCAATACGCGAAGCTTCCTGCGGGCATTTAAGAAATATACAGGTATGACGCCTTCCGAGCAGCGTGAGCTACTCCAGGATTCAACTCCCAAAATCGCCTTGGAATAG
- a CDS encoding ABC transporter permease produces the protein MSGQSVWSRVIRDKHLYLMLLPVILFYFLFKYVPIVGEIIAFKNYRFADGIFGSQWVGLKHFQMIFQSSDFWRILRNTLVLNLYSLVFGFPVPIILALLLNEVRRNWYKRIVQNMLYIPHFMSWAVLGTIVVAALSPSTGIVNLLLKNLTGGETIYFMADSFWWPIAYTISGIWREAGWGTILYLAAMASIDPQLYEAAKIDGASKLRQMWHVTLPGIRGTIAILLILRMGQMMDVGLEQTLVLQNNSVLDVADVISTYVYRVGLQNMNYSYTTAIGLFQSVVSVILVLTVNRSIRLFGERGLW, from the coding sequence ATGAGTGGGCAGTCAGTTTGGAGTAGAGTGATTCGGGATAAGCATTTATATTTGATGCTGTTGCCTGTGATTCTGTTTTATTTTCTATTTAAATACGTTCCGATTGTTGGCGAGATCATTGCATTTAAGAATTACAGGTTTGCAGACGGTATATTTGGAAGCCAGTGGGTCGGTCTCAAGCATTTTCAAATGATATTCCAAAGCTCGGATTTCTGGAGAATACTCAGGAATACGCTCGTTCTGAATTTGTACAGTCTTGTATTCGGATTTCCTGTTCCGATTATACTGGCGCTTCTTCTAAATGAAGTCCGGCGGAACTGGTACAAACGTATTGTGCAAAACATGCTGTATATCCCGCATTTTATGTCTTGGGCTGTGCTCGGCACCATTGTCGTGGCCGCGTTGTCGCCGAGTACGGGGATCGTGAATCTTCTGCTGAAGAATCTGACCGGCGGCGAGACGATCTATTTTATGGCAGATTCATTCTGGTGGCCGATCGCCTATACGATCTCGGGCATTTGGCGTGAAGCGGGATGGGGGACGATCCTGTATCTGGCGGCGATGGCCTCCATCGATCCCCAGCTATATGAGGCAGCCAAAATCGACGGAGCCTCAAAGCTGCGGCAGATGTGGCATGTGACACTGCCCGGTATCCGCGGTACGATTGCGATTCTGCTGATTCTCAGAATGGGGCAAATGATGGATGTCGGATTGGAACAAACTCTGGTGCTGCAGAACAACTCCGTATTGGATGTCGCCGATGTCATCAGCACGTATGTATACCGGGTAGGGCTGCAAAATATGAACTATAGCTATACGACAGCGATTGGACTCTTTCAATCGGTTGTAAGCGTGATTCTTGTTCTGACCGTTAACCGGTCTATCCGACTCTTCGGGGAACGGGGGTTGTGGTAG
- a CDS encoding carbohydrate ABC transporter permease, producing MKTDPVSKLGIVSAYVFLGFVSLLTLFPFWYEIVASFSSSRAITSGEVFLWPVEFNTVAYQRLFDDGQLIMAMGNTVLVTVAGTLFNMVMTILAAYPLSRKRLVGRSWLLMLITFTMLFVAGLIPNFILIKSLGLMNSYWAVWLPGLISTYNMFVMKTFMEGLPGEIEESASIDGAGDWRILLQIYLPLCKPILAALSLFYAVSWWNSYFNVMLYVTKSTKLTVMVKLYQMVSAVDSNLLNSMNGNEGLEQVLLTPEALKAAAVVIVVTPILCVYPFLQKHFVKGVLIGSVKG from the coding sequence ATGAAAACAGATCCTGTAAGCAAACTCGGAATCGTAAGCGCTTACGTTTTTCTTGGATTCGTGTCGCTGCTGACGTTATTCCCTTTCTGGTATGAAATCGTGGCCTCCTTCAGCAGCAGCAGAGCGATTACGTCAGGGGAAGTGTTCCTATGGCCGGTCGAGTTTAATACGGTTGCCTATCAGCGATTGTTCGATGACGGACAGTTGATCATGGCGATGGGAAATACCGTGCTCGTTACGGTGGCTGGAACCTTGTTCAACATGGTGATGACGATTCTGGCGGCATATCCGCTCTCACGGAAGCGACTGGTTGGTCGTAGCTGGCTCTTGATGCTCATCACGTTTACCATGTTGTTCGTGGCTGGCTTGATCCCGAATTTTATTCTGATCAAGTCCTTGGGACTAATGAATTCGTATTGGGCAGTTTGGCTGCCGGGGCTGATCAGCACCTATAACATGTTTGTCATGAAGACGTTTATGGAGGGGCTGCCAGGCGAAATTGAGGAGTCCGCATCCATTGACGGTGCTGGCGACTGGCGAATCCTGCTGCAAATCTATCTGCCGCTTTGCAAGCCGATTCTGGCCGCACTGTCTTTGTTCTACGCGGTTAGCTGGTGGAACAGCTATTTCAATGTGATGTTATATGTTACGAAATCGACGAAGCTGACGGTTATGGTCAAGCTCTATCAGATGGTAAGCGCGGTGGATAGTAATCTGCTGAACAGCATGAATGGCAATGAAGGGCTGGAACAGGTGCTGTTAACACCTGAGGCACTCAAGGCCGCTGCCGTTGTCATTGTCGTAACACCGATTCTGTGCGTGTATCCATTTCTGCAGAAGCATTTTGTGAAAGGTGTGCTGATCGGGTCAGTCAAGGGCTGA